Proteins from a genomic interval of Phaseolus vulgaris chloroplast, complete genome:
- the ndhH gene encoding NADH dehydrogenase subunit 7: MNISTIRKDFMIVNMGPHHPSMHGVLRLIVTLDGEDVIDCEPILGYLHRGMEKIAENRTIIQYLPYVTRWDYLATMFTEAITVNGPEQLGNIQVPKRASYIRVIMLELSRIASHLLWLGPFMADIGAQTPFFYIFREREFIYDLFEAATGMRMMHNFFRIGGVATDLPYGWVDKCSDFCDYFLTSIAEYQKLITRNPIFLERVEGVGVVDVKEVINWGLSGPMLRASGIQWDLRKVDNYECYEEFHWEVQWQKEGDSLARYLVRIGEMVESIKIIQQALEGLPGGPYENLEIRCFDREKEPEWNEFEYRFISKKSSPSFELPKQELYVRIEAPKGELGIFIIGDQNGFPWRWKIHPPGFINLQILPQLVKRMKLADIMTILGSIDIIMGEVDR; the protein is encoded by the coding sequence ATGAATATCTCAACTATAAGAAAGGACTTCATGATAGTCAATATGGGGCCTCACCACCCCTCAATGCACGGTGTTCTTAGACTTATTGTTACTCTAGATGGTGAGGATGTTATTGATTGTGAACCGATATTGGGTTATTTACACAGAGGAATGGAAAAAATAGCGGAAAACCGAACAATTATACAATATCTGCCTTATGTAACACGTTGGGACTATTTAGCTACTATGTTCACAGAAGCAATAACTGTAAATGGACCTGAACAGTTGGGAAATATTCAAGTACCTAAAAGAGCCAGCTATATCCGAGTAATCATGTTGGAGTTAAGCCGTATAGCTTCTCACCTACTATGGTTAGGACCTTTTATGGCAGATATTGGTGCACAAACCCCTTTTTTCTATATTTTTAGAGAAAGAGAATTCATATATGATCTATTTGAAGCTGCGACAGGTATGAGAATGATGCATAATTTTTTTCGTATCGGGGGGGTAGCGACTGATCTACCTTATGGTTGGGTAGATAAATGTTCTGATTTCTGCGATTATTTTTTAACAAGTATTGCCGAATATCAAAAACTTATTACGCGAAATCCTATTTTTTTAGAACGGGTTGAGGGCGTAGGTGTCGTTGATGTAAAAGAAGTTATTAATTGGGGTTTATCAGGACCGATGCTTCGGGCTTCCGGAATACAATGGGATCTACGTAAAGTGGATAATTATGAATGTTACGAGGAATTTCATTGGGAAGTTCAATGGCAAAAAGAAGGAGATTCTTTAGCTCGTTATTTAGTTCGAATTGGTGAAATGGTGGAATCCATAAAAATTATTCAACAGGCTTTGGAAGGACTTCCCGGCGGGCCATATGAAAATTTAGAAATCCGCTGCTTTGATAGAGAAAAAGAACCAGAATGGAATGAGTTTGAGTATCGATTTATTAGTAAAAAATCGTCTCCGAGTTTTGAATTGCCAAAACAAGAACTTTATGTAAGAATTGAAGCCCCCAAAGGAGAATTAGGAATTTTTATAATAGGCGATCAAAATGGTTTTCCTTGGAGATGGAAAATTCATCCGCCGGGTTTTATAAATTTGCAAATTCTTCCTCAATTAGTTAAAAGAATGAAATTGGCCGATATTATGACAATACTAGGTAGCATAGATATTATTATGGGAGAAGTTGATCGTTGA
- the rps15 gene encoding ribosomal protein S15, whose protein sequence is MVKNSFIPVLSQEKKGKNPGLVEFQIFQFTNRIRRLTSHFELHPKDYSSQTGLRKILGKRQRLLSYLSKKDGIQYKKLINQFDIRQSQIR, encoded by the coding sequence ATGGTAAAAAATTCATTTATACCTGTTCTTTCACAAGAAAAAAAAGGAAAAAACCCGGGATTGGTTGAATTTCAAATATTCCAATTTACTAATAGAATACGAAGACTTACGTCACATTTTGAATTGCACCCAAAAGACTATTCATCCCAAACAGGTTTACGTAAAATCTTGGGAAAACGGCAAAGATTACTGTCTTATTTGTCAAAGAAAGATGGAATACAGTATAAAAAATTAATAAATCAGTTTGATATTCGGCAGTCACAAATTCGTTAA
- the ycf1b gene encoding hypothetical protein RF1 gives MIFESFILENLVFLCMKIMNSIVVVGLYYGFMTTFSIGPSYLFLLRARLVEEGTENKISATTGFITGQLIIFMSIYYAPLHLALGRPHTITVIAIPYLLFQFFGNSKKNFLNYGYKNPNSIRNFSIQRIFFQNLLFQFFNPLFLPSSIFMRFVNIYLFRCNNKVLFLTSSFIGWIIGHTFFMKWIEFLLICIQQNNLIKSNVRIQSNKYILSELKNSMFQIFVVFLFVTCLYYLGRIPPPFFSKKLLEIKESNEFFKKEKKGDVETNLQRIRTKQKRSNNKDIFPSIFLKKEKNLYKLDEQKNKLQKPLLNILFNYKRWNRPFRYIKNNQFENIIKNEISEFFFHTYPRNGREKIYFTYPQNLSTFQKMMETKIDIFTIKKISYDDSSNHSSYSNEEKRKKLSNEFITRTKLIDKELISLDIFENRIRLCNDETKKNYFTKITDPFLNGPFRGRIKKGFSTSIQDEKTYKKNHILINKIQEIFLYNSKKIPKKNNRNYQKLEENLKTFNKKLLVTTFLFNLISQFSKKSVSSFNYEVLYLFPEHEQVKMNSNLEEEKKLIIKILFDAITTDLNEKTKGNRNNTKSIKINEICKKVPRWSYKFMDELEELGGKMEADNSQIRSRKAKRVVILTNKSKFFKKYNTYNDLGDTENTENTEKKNELALRRYSQQSDFRRDIIKGSIRAQRRKTVTWKFFQKRVHSPLFLDKIEKSLFFSFDTFKSMKIFLKLKIWIRKKTEFKILGYIEEKTKKSPKKEEEKKKGNEERKRIEIAEAWDSIIFAQVIRGVLLITQCIIRKYILLPSLIIIKNMIRILFFQIPEWSEDYRDWKRERYIKCTYNGVQLSEREFPQKWLTDGIQIKIVFPFHLKPWHKYKIRCNKKKKDSKKKKNFCFLTVWGMEVELPFSSSPKNLFSFFDPILKELKKKTKQFEFFTFRVLKVFSEKFKLFLNIVIEKAKWIINRIMESLKKSIVFLTKKRKEFFESLFIQWKPKKLDELSENKIDEATISIQSIKSTNFALKKKKIKDLNTKRKVVIKKIKKLKKEEKKRGLVISETNIDSNKTISDSKRIEFEKKNLQILKRIHIRLTKKSHSFLKFFIKKIYLDIFLYIICIPKIHIQPFIESTKKFLNKWIYGNETNAERTYKTNQSIIPFISKLHKYFHNRNLNSHNYFDVSFLSQAYVFFNLLQTRIININIYKLRLLFEYHKNFFFVKNKIKNSFFGAQGIVHSKLEQKNLLNSKRNQWTNWLKNHYYQYDLSNSRWSKLLSQKWRNRITKFGVAQNPNLTKWDSYGKSPLIIYKEQQGAALKKKIRKQYRYDLLSYNFMNYANKKDSYIYGYRSLFQSNKNIWISSNYNTYKKNLFDRISNIFIKNYEDAIIIDIEKNSNRKYLDWMGIHREILNRSISNPEFWFFSKFVIFYNAYRSNSQIIPIKLLYLHSKVSKVNKNVSEKNITRKKKRIAVFRASKKQEDIEKNSVAVGRGSEKNSYVIKKKKVKNNMEVELHFLVRNFLIFHFNWKNFLGQNIFHNVKVYCLLIRLTNLRKMTIASIQRGELGLDIMIIQNQKNLTLPGLSKNKNNKLRKKELFVIEPVRLSRKNNKQFLKSKTMDLSLIHKNKRKIDKKYLKKIHVNKKSFYKYITRTRDQKITEKNEKEILNFLVPENILSARRRRELRMRICLYPNNRNSIHRNTIFDNENKVKKGFQVLTKKRNEKEKKKLMNFKIFLWPKYRLEDLACINRYWFNTHNGSRFSIVRIHLYPRVKIC, from the coding sequence ATGATTTTTGAATCTTTTATACTGGAGAATCTAGTATTCTTATGCATGAAGATAATGAATTCGATAGTTGTGGTCGGACTCTATTATGGATTTATGACCACATTTTCCATAGGGCCCTCTTATCTCTTCCTTCTTCGAGCTAGACTTGTGGAAGAAGGAACCGAGAATAAAATATCAGCAACAACTGGGTTTATTACGGGACAGCTCATAATCTTCATGTCTATCTATTATGCGCCTTTGCATTTAGCATTGGGTAGACCCCATACAATAACTGTCATAGCTATACCCTATCTTTTATTTCAGTTCTTCGGCAATAGTAAAAAAAACTTTTTGAATTATGGATACAAGAATCCAAATTCAATACGTAATTTTAGTATTCAAAGAATATTTTTTCAGAATCTTCTTTTTCAGTTTTTCAATCCCCTTTTCTTACCAAGTTCAATATTCATGAGATTCGTCAATATTTATTTATTTCGATGTAACAATAAAGTGTTATTTTTAACAAGTAGTTTTATTGGTTGGATAATAGGTCATACTTTTTTTATGAAATGGATTGAATTTTTATTAATCTGTATACAGCAAAATAATTTGATTAAATCTAATGTCCGTATTCAATCAAATAAATACATTCTATCAGAATTAAAAAATTCTATGTTTCAAATCTTTGTTGTTTTTTTATTTGTTACCTGTTTATATTATTTAGGAAGAATACCCCCCCCTTTTTTTAGTAAAAAACTGTTAGAAATTAAAGAAAGCAATGAATTTTTTAAAAAAGAAAAAAAAGGGGATGTGGAAACAAATTTGCAAAGGATACGAACGAAACAAAAAAGATCCAATAACAAAGATATTTTTCCTTCGATTTTTTTAAAAAAAGAAAAGAATTTGTACAAACTGGATGAGCAGAAAAATAAGTTACAAAAACCTCTTCTAAATATTCTTTTTAATTATAAACGATGGAATCGTCCATTTCGATATATAAAAAATAATCAATTTGAAAACATCATAAAAAATGAAATTTCAGAATTTTTTTTTCATACATATCCACGTAATGGAAGAGAAAAAATATATTTTACGTATCCACAAAATTTATCAACTTTTCAAAAAATGATGGAAACAAAAATAGATATCTTCACAATAAAGAAAATTTCCTATGATGATTCATCTAATCATTCGAGCTATAGCAATGAAGAAAAAAGAAAAAAATTGAGCAATGAATTTATAACTAGAACAAAACTGATAGATAAGGAATTAATTTCTCTCGATATATTCGAAAATCGAATTCGATTATGTAATGATGAAACTAAAAAAAACTATTTCACTAAAATAACAGATCCTTTCTTAAACGGACCCTTTCGTGGACGAATCAAAAAAGGTTTTTCAACCTCAATACAAGATGAAAAAACTTACAAAAAAAATCATATTTTGATCAATAAAATTCAAGAAATTTTTCTTTATAATTCTAAAAAGATTCCTAAAAAAAATAATAGGAATTATCAAAAATTAGAGGAAAATCTAAAAACATTTAATAAAAAATTATTAGTAACTACATTTCTTTTTAATCTAATAAGTCAATTTTCAAAAAAATCAGTGTCAAGCTTCAATTATGAAGTACTCTATTTATTTCCAGAACATGAACAAGTAAAAATGAATTCTAATTTGGAAGAAGAAAAAAAACTAATAATCAAAATATTATTTGATGCAATTACAACTGATTTGAACGAAAAAACAAAAGGAAATCGAAATAACACTAAGTCTATTAAAATAAACGAAATCTGTAAAAAAGTACCTCGGTGGTCATACAAATTTATGGACGAATTAGAAGAACTAGGTGGAAAAATGGAAGCAGATAATTCTCAAATTCGTTCTAGAAAAGCCAAACGTGTAGTCATTTTGACTAATAAATCTAAATTTTTTAAGAAATACAATACTTATAATGATCTTGGAGATACTGAAAATACTGAAAATACTGAAAAAAAAAACGAATTGGCTTTAAGACGTTATTCCCAACAGTCGGATTTTCGGAGAGACATAATCAAAGGATCTATCCGTGCTCAAAGACGTAAAACAGTTACTTGGAAATTTTTTCAAAAAAGGGTGCATTCGCCTCTTTTTTTGGATAAAATTGAAAAATCATTATTCTTTTCTTTTGATACTTTCAAATCAATGAAAATCTTTTTGAAGTTAAAAATTTGGATTCGAAAAAAGACAGAATTTAAAATTTTAGGTTATATAGAGGAAAAAACAAAAAAAAGTCCGAAAAAAGAGGAGGAAAAAAAAAAAGGAAATGAGGAAAGAAAACGTATAGAAATAGCAGAAGCCTGGGATAGCATTATCTTTGCTCAAGTAATAAGAGGTGTTTTATTAATAACTCAATGCATTATTAGGAAATATATTCTATTACCTTCATTGATAATAATTAAAAATATGATTCGTATACTATTTTTCCAAATTCCAGAATGGTCCGAAGATTATAGGGATTGGAAGAGAGAAAGGTATATTAAATGCACATATAACGGCGTTCAATTATCCGAAAGAGAGTTTCCTCAAAAATGGCTAACAGATGGGATTCAGATAAAAATAGTATTTCCTTTTCATCTAAAACCTTGGCATAAATATAAAATACGATGTAATAAAAAGAAAAAAGATTCAAAGAAAAAAAAGAACTTTTGTTTTTTAACAGTTTGGGGGATGGAAGTCGAATTGCCTTTTTCTAGTTCCCCGAAAAATCTATTTTCATTTTTCGACCCCATTTTAAAAGAACTAAAAAAAAAAACGAAACAGTTTGAATTTTTCACTTTTCGAGTTCTAAAAGTTTTCAGTGAAAAATTCAAATTGTTTCTAAATATCGTAATAGAAAAAGCAAAATGGATCATCAACCGTATTATGGAAAGTTTAAAAAAAAGTATAGTATTCCTCACGAAAAAAAGAAAAGAATTTTTTGAATCTCTGTTTATTCAATGGAAACCCAAAAAACTAGATGAATTGAGCGAAAACAAAATTGATGAAGCAACCATTTCAATTCAATCGATAAAGTCGACAAATTTTGCATTGAAAAAAAAAAAGATAAAGGATCTGAATACTAAAAGAAAAGTAGTTATAAAAAAAATAAAAAAACTGAAAAAAGAAGAAAAGAAAAGAGGACTTGTAATTTCAGAGACAAATATTGATTCGAACAAAACAATTTCTGATAGTAAAAGAATAGAATTCGAAAAAAAAAATTTGCAAATATTAAAAAGAATCCATATTAGATTAACGAAAAAATCACATTCTTTTTTGAAATTTTTCATCAAAAAAATATACCTAGATATCTTTCTATATATCATTTGTATTCCGAAGATCCATATACAACCTTTTATTGAATCAACAAAAAAATTTTTAAATAAATGGATTTACGGTAATGAAACAAATGCAGAAAGAACTTATAAAACAAATCAAAGTATAATTCCCTTTATTTCAAAATTACACAAATATTTTCATAATAGGAATTTGAATTCACATAATTATTTTGATGTCTCCTTTTTGTCACAAGCATATGTCTTTTTCAATTTGTTACAAACTCGAATTATTAACATAAACATATATAAGTTAAGACTTCTTTTTGAATATCATAAAAATTTTTTTTTTGTTAAAAATAAAATAAAGAATTCTTTTTTTGGAGCACAAGGAATAGTTCATTCTAAATTAGAACAAAAGAACCTGCTCAATTCTAAACGAAATCAATGGACAAATTGGTTAAAGAATCATTATTATCAATATGACTTATCTAACAGTAGATGGTCCAAATTATTATCACAAAAATGGAGAAATAGAATCACTAAATTTGGTGTAGCTCAAAATCCAAATTTAACCAAATGGGATTCCTATGGAAAAAGCCCATTAATTATTTACAAAGAACAACAAGGAGCCGCATTAAAAAAAAAAATTCGAAAACAATATAGATACGATCTTTTATCCTATAATTTTATGAATTATGCAAATAAGAAAGACTCATATATTTATGGATATAGATCCCTATTTCAATCAAATAAAAACATATGGATTTCTTCTAATTACAATACGTATAAAAAAAACTTATTTGATAGAATAAGTAATATTTTTATCAAGAATTACGAAGATGCTATTATTATAGATATCGAAAAAAATTCGAATAGAAAATATTTGGATTGGATGGGAATCCATAGAGAAATATTAAATCGTTCAATATCGAATCCAGAATTTTGGTTCTTTTCCAAATTTGTGATATTTTATAATGCATATAGGAGTAACTCGCAAATTATACCAATAAAATTACTTTATTTACATTCTAAAGTTTCTAAAGTAAATAAAAATGTTAGTGAAAAGAATATTACTAGAAAGAAAAAAAGAATAGCTGTTTTTAGAGCATCGAAAAAACAAGAAGATATTGAAAAAAATTCTGTAGCTGTAGGAAGGGGCAGTGAAAAAAATAGTTATGTTATAAAGAAAAAAAAAGTAAAGAACAATATGGAGGTAGAACTTCATTTCTTAGTAAGAAATTTTTTGATTTTCCATTTCAACTGGAAAAATTTCTTAGGTCAAAACATCTTTCACAATGTCAAAGTATATTGTCTCCTGATTAGATTGACAAATTTAAGAAAAATGACTATAGCCTCTATTCAAAGAGGAGAACTAGGTCTAGATATTATGATAATTCAAAATCAGAAGAATTTAACTCTTCCAGGCTTAAGTAAAAATAAAAATAATAAATTGAGGAAAAAAGAATTATTTGTTATCGAACCAGTTCGCTTGTCTAGAAAAAATAATAAACAATTTTTAAAGTCTAAAACGATGGATCTTTCATTAATTCATAAGAATAAACGTAAAATTGATAAAAAATACTTAAAAAAAATTCATGTTAATAAGAAATCTTTTTATAAATACATTACAAGAACAAGAGATCAAAAGATAACAGAAAAAAACGAAAAAGAGATTTTAAATTTCCTTGTTCCTGAAAACATTTTATCCGCTAGACGTCGTAGAGAGTTGAGAATGAGAATTTGTTTATATCCAAATAATAGAAATAGTATACATAGAAACACAATATTTGATAATGAAAATAAAGTAAAAAAGGGTTTTCAAGTTTTGACGAAAAAAAGAAATGAGAAAGAGAAAAAAAAACTAATGAATTTCAAAATTTTTCTTTGGCCAAAATATCGATTAGAAGATTTAGCTTGTATAAATCGTTATTGGTTTAATACCCATAATGGAAGCCGTTTCAGTATAGTAAGGATACATTTGTATCCGCGTGTTAAAATCTGTTAA